Proteins encoded in a region of the Paenibacillus sp. W2I17 genome:
- a CDS encoding carbohydrate ABC transporter permease, translating to MKQTIGEKLFQTANYIFLTLAAFTMLLPLLHLLAVSLSSPVAADSKEVFLWPVGFTFASWKHILQSSGLWQSFGVTVFITVVGTALSMLFSVLTAFPLSRREFMIRKQVMLGIVITMIFNAPMIPFFLTVRELGMMNSIWSLIIPGVIGTFNMVILRTFFMSLPKELDDTARIDGCHDFRILFQIYLPLSKPVLATVSLFYAVGYWNTFQRAVLFLRDPGLWPLQMKLRAYLTSPEELAQVNMFLGDYNFNTTTLKAATILFASVPIILVYPYLQKYFVKGSLLGSLKE from the coding sequence ATCAAGCAGACGATTGGAGAAAAGCTGTTCCAAACCGCCAACTACATTTTCCTGACGCTTGCGGCCTTTACAATGCTCCTTCCTTTGCTACATCTGCTTGCGGTTTCCCTGAGTTCGCCGGTTGCGGCAGACTCCAAAGAAGTATTTCTGTGGCCCGTCGGCTTTACTTTCGCGTCATGGAAACACATTCTACAAAGCTCAGGCTTATGGCAATCGTTCGGTGTAACCGTATTCATTACGGTAGTGGGTACTGCGCTTAGTATGTTATTTTCAGTGTTGACCGCTTTTCCGTTATCGCGCAGAGAATTCATGATTCGCAAACAAGTCATGCTGGGCATCGTAATTACGATGATTTTCAATGCCCCGATGATTCCATTCTTTCTGACGGTAAGGGAACTGGGCATGATGAATTCCATCTGGTCCCTGATTATTCCTGGTGTAATTGGCACATTTAATATGGTCATTCTGCGTACCTTTTTCATGAGCTTGCCCAAAGAACTTGATGATACGGCCCGAATCGACGGTTGCCATGACTTCCGGATTCTGTTTCAGATTTATTTGCCACTATCCAAGCCGGTTCTGGCTACGGTCAGTCTGTTCTATGCGGTGGGATACTGGAACACGTTCCAGCGGGCAGTACTGTTTCTACGTGATCCAGGGCTCTGGCCTTTGCAGATGAAGCTGCGAGCGTATTTAACCAGCCCGGAGGAACTGGCCCAGGTAAATATGTTTCTTGGGGATTACAACTTCAATACAACCACGTTAAAGGCAGCGACGATACTTTTTGCAAGCGTTCCCATTATTTTGGTGTATCCTTATCTACAGAAGTATTTTGTGAAAGGTTCATTGCTCGGATCACTGAAAGAATAA
- a CDS encoding sugar ABC transporter permease: MAELSETSTLQPGVTVNKPVKPSYLRNIRKHWMLYVMILPGILFYIIFKYIPLGGSVIAFQNFQIMKGIWSSPWVGLDNFKFIFTYQDFYHVLRNTALIALYKLVIGFPAPILLALLFNEVRKMLAKRFLQSLFYLPHFLSWVVVGGIVFEVLASGGFVNAVRGWFGFEPILYMQQEQYFRPIVVLSSIWKEVGWGTIIYLAAVSGIDPTQYEAAVMDGANRWKQTIYITLPALFPTILTLFLLNIGNFLELGFDQIYNLLTPMTYSVGDIIETYVYRSGVLQGQYSVTTAIGLFQSVIGFILLWVFNRLARKSGEGLW, encoded by the coding sequence ATGGCTGAGCTGTCGGAAACATCAACGTTGCAACCCGGGGTTACAGTCAACAAACCCGTCAAACCAAGTTATCTGCGTAACATTCGAAAACACTGGATGTTGTATGTCATGATCCTGCCCGGCATTTTGTTCTATATTATTTTCAAGTACATTCCACTTGGCGGAAGCGTGATTGCATTTCAGAACTTTCAGATTATGAAAGGTATATGGAGTAGTCCATGGGTTGGCCTGGATAACTTCAAGTTTATTTTTACGTATCAGGATTTCTATCATGTGCTTCGGAACACAGCTCTGATTGCCTTATACAAACTGGTGATCGGATTTCCTGCTCCGATCCTGCTAGCGCTATTGTTCAACGAAGTGAGAAAAATGCTTGCCAAACGCTTTTTGCAGAGTTTGTTCTATCTGCCTCATTTTCTCTCCTGGGTTGTTGTCGGGGGGATCGTGTTTGAGGTGTTAGCCTCGGGTGGTTTTGTAAACGCTGTCCGTGGATGGTTTGGGTTCGAGCCGATCCTGTATATGCAGCAGGAGCAATATTTCCGACCTATTGTTGTGCTGTCCTCTATCTGGAAAGAGGTAGGTTGGGGAACGATTATATACCTCGCTGCGGTAAGTGGCATTGATCCCACGCAATATGAAGCGGCTGTGATGGACGGAGCGAATCGCTGGAAGCAAACGATCTACATTACATTACCTGCGTTGTTCCCGACGATCTTAACCCTGTTCCTGCTGAATATCGGCAATTTCCTGGAACTTGGCTTTGATCAGATCTACAACCTGCTGACACCGATGACCTACTCGGTAGGGGATATCATTGAAACTTATGTATACCGCTCTGGTGTCCTGCAAGGGCAATATAGTGTAACAACAGCGATTGGTCTATTTCAGTCGGTGATTGGCTTCATTCTGCTCTGGGTCTTCAATCGGCTTGCGAGAAAATCAGGAGAGGGGTTGTGGTAA
- the murB gene encoding UDP-N-acetylmuramate dehydrogenase: MQGEKIMNIFEHQIPLEKVKFNEPLKNHTFIKIGGNADILIHPTTIDEITKIVEIANLHQLPLTVIGKGSNVIIKDGGIRGVTISLSHFDQIKVSEDSMIAQSGVDIIDVSRLALEHSLTGLEFACGIPGSTGGALYMNAGAYGGQIADVVERATVITKDGAVLEIPREEMKFGYRNSLFKMDHYIILEAEFGLKKGNKEDIASKMKELTFLRESKQPLEFPSCGSVFKRPEGHFAGKLIQDCNLQGTRIGGAEISMKHAGFIVNVDHATAQDYMDLIQFIQKKVYDTFQVELETEVIFLGE, translated from the coding sequence ATTCAGGGAGAGAAAATCATGAATATTTTTGAGCATCAGATACCTTTGGAAAAAGTGAAATTCAATGAACCGCTAAAAAATCACACGTTTATTAAAATAGGTGGTAACGCAGATATCCTCATCCATCCAACAACGATAGACGAAATCACTAAAATCGTGGAAATTGCCAACTTACATCAGTTACCTCTGACGGTCATTGGAAAAGGCTCAAACGTCATTATTAAAGACGGGGGCATCCGGGGAGTAACGATTTCTCTTAGCCACTTCGATCAAATTAAAGTGAGTGAGGACAGCATGATTGCGCAGAGCGGCGTTGATATCATTGATGTATCCAGACTTGCTTTGGAGCATAGCTTGACCGGTTTGGAGTTTGCTTGTGGTATTCCCGGCAGCACGGGGGGCGCACTTTACATGAATGCGGGTGCTTATGGCGGTCAGATCGCCGATGTTGTTGAACGTGCGACTGTGATCACCAAAGACGGCGCAGTGTTGGAAATCCCGCGAGAAGAGATGAAGTTTGGTTATCGAAATAGTCTCTTCAAGATGGATCACTATATCATACTGGAGGCCGAATTCGGGCTCAAAAAAGGAAACAAGGAAGATATTGCGAGCAAAATGAAGGAATTAACGTTCCTGAGAGAATCCAAGCAGCCGCTTGAATTCCCCTCTTGTGGAAGTGTATTTAAACGACCCGAGGGACATTTTGCAGGGAAACTGATTCAGGATTGTAACTTGCAGGGCACTCGCATCGGAGGTGCTGAAATCTCCATGAAGCATGCAGGTTTTATCGTAAATGTGGATCACGCTACTGCCCAGGATTATATGGATCTGATCCAATTTATTCAGAAGAAAGTATACGATACGTTCCAAGTTGAATTGGAAACCGAAGTAATCTTTCTGGGAGAGTAA
- a CDS encoding SDR family NAD(P)-dependent oxidoreductase, protein MTQENNTRTLQHKMGSGFNHNSTAEDVLRDLDLSGQLAIVTGGYSGLGLETTRALINAGARVVVTARRPAVAKEALSGLEGVEIDALDLADLSSVRAFAERFLASDRNIDMLILNAGIMACPETRVGPGWEAQFATNHLGHFALTNLLWPALASQGGARVISLASAGHHFSPIRWDDIQFEHGYEKFPAYGQSKTATILFSVELDRRGAEHGVRAFSVHPGGIMTPLQRHMPKEEMIALGWIDESGQVANPAFKTPEQGAATQVWAATSHQLEGKGGVYCEDCDISEMAPEDGGFYGVKKYAIDPEQAIRLWELSAKLTQTDIELS, encoded by the coding sequence ATGACACAGGAAAATAATACTAGAACTTTACAACATAAAATGGGCTCTGGCTTCAACCATAACAGTACAGCGGAGGATGTATTGAGAGATCTGGACTTGTCAGGACAGCTTGCTATTGTAACGGGTGGATATTCCGGCCTCGGGTTGGAGACGACACGTGCGCTTATTAATGCGGGAGCCCGTGTAGTGGTGACTGCGCGTCGTCCAGCGGTTGCGAAGGAAGCACTTTCTGGTCTGGAAGGTGTTGAAATAGATGCATTGGACCTCGCTGATTTATCCAGCGTTCGTGCTTTTGCCGAGCGATTTCTGGCGAGTGATCGGAACATTGACATGCTGATTCTTAATGCGGGCATCATGGCTTGTCCGGAGACGCGGGTAGGTCCTGGCTGGGAAGCTCAATTTGCAACCAATCATCTGGGCCATTTTGCCCTGACTAATCTGTTATGGCCAGCACTAGCAAGTCAAGGGGGAGCACGTGTTATTTCCTTGGCATCAGCGGGACATCATTTCTCACCGATTCGTTGGGATGACATCCAATTTGAACATGGCTATGAGAAATTCCCTGCCTATGGACAGTCCAAAACAGCAACGATTTTATTCAGCGTTGAGCTGGATCGTCGAGGTGCAGAGCACGGAGTACGGGCTTTCTCCGTTCATCCAGGCGGAATTATGACACCTCTACAGCGTCATATGCCAAAAGAGGAAATGATTGCTCTGGGTTGGATTGATGAATCTGGACAAGTGGCCAACCCTGCGTTCAAAACACCTGAGCAGGGGGCAGCGACGCAAGTCTGGGCAGCAACTTCACATCAGCTTGAGGGAAAAGGCGGTGTATACTGCGAGGATTGTGACATCAGTGAAATGGCTCCCGAGGATGGAGGTTTCTATGGGGTCAAGAAGTATGCTATCGACCCTGAGCAAGCTATTCGTTTATGGGAGCTATCGGCCAAGCTGACTCAAACAGACATAGAACTCTCATAA
- a CDS encoding class I SAM-dependent methyltransferase, translating to MEFSVKQLFDKVAQDYDVQRKQLIPCFDDFYGMALDLMESPLDSPRILDLGAGTGLLSGLVLQKYPNARLTLIDISDQMLEGARRRFADANQVQYVIGDYSKYDFTSSYDMIISSLSIHHLTHADKKKVFDSVHKLLEPGGCFINADQVQGRTQDTDTYYRQRWLEAIHQSGLSEEAISASIERRKVDINATLEDQLVWLEEAGFRVADCMYKYLDFAVFYAQK from the coding sequence ATGGAATTCTCAGTAAAGCAGCTGTTTGATAAGGTAGCCCAAGATTATGATGTGCAGCGAAAGCAGCTTATTCCTTGTTTTGATGATTTTTATGGAATGGCTCTGGATCTAATGGAAAGCCCGCTCGATTCTCCACGTATTCTTGATCTGGGTGCAGGAACGGGACTGCTCTCCGGATTGGTCCTGCAAAAGTATCCCAACGCGCGATTAACCCTGATCGATATTAGTGATCAAATGCTCGAAGGAGCACGTCGAAGATTTGCTGATGCAAACCAAGTACAGTATGTGATCGGGGATTACTCCAAGTATGATTTCACCAGTTCCTACGATATGATTATCTCCTCCCTGTCTATTCACCATCTGACCCACGCTGACAAGAAAAAGGTGTTTGACTCTGTACACAAGTTGTTAGAACCAGGTGGATGCTTCATCAACGCAGATCAAGTTCAGGGAAGAACCCAAGATACGGACACCTATTACCGCCAGCGCTGGTTAGAAGCGATTCATCAAAGTGGTTTGTCTGAGGAAGCCATCTCGGCTTCAATAGAAAGACGCAAGGTGGATATCAATGCCACGCTGGAGGATCAATTGGTGTGGTTGGAGGAAGCAGGGTTTCGCGTGGCAGATTGCATGTACAAATACTTGGACTTTGCAGTGTTTTATGCGCAAAAATAA
- a CDS encoding PQQ-binding-like beta-propeller repeat protein: MVNIHKRQMNKEWKRRAGRPIIAGITAGMLMVHGVIGVLPSQAHAEASDVSIRNWYSYQRITVPELKPSWTAKVDNYLNMNETYIGANAIAEEGKVFTFAGSKLIALDATTGKRLWTYGKDLTPYVTYRSGILYGLTIDHKPYALNAKTGKAKWQSGTSTWIDTYNRTEALIPTVDTLYVIKGSTTFALDIQSGKLRWEADEPLGEGNGTEYLRESNGVVLRTFFVQGALTSLQLNAYDKKTGKKLWGHFGQGEAIQIKDGLVYSADYYSSMLENDESSPERKWKVKAYNLKTGVLKGSQEYKWTMPGDPPYVNGYGGIFSNKDKLYILQGDAIAEYPLTSSNPGTAPLRTFHRPYGENMVWLGVTQERLIFKNGNTGELTGIKLANGQEVQWHGDAPVSQIDVYGKGMYRAQRNGTLLVLNMMSGQSVFRVSTGGDLHNTTLKTNGMIIIQAEGELLGVKLPASLK; this comes from the coding sequence ATGGTCAATATACATAAACGTCAAATGAATAAGGAATGGAAAAGAAGAGCAGGAAGACCCATCATTGCAGGTATTACTGCCGGAATGCTGATGGTTCACGGCGTCATCGGCGTGTTGCCATCTCAGGCACATGCGGAAGCATCGGATGTATCCATTCGAAACTGGTATTCGTATCAGCGAATCACTGTACCTGAACTGAAACCTTCTTGGACAGCAAAAGTAGATAACTATTTGAATATGAACGAGACGTACATCGGAGCTAATGCCATCGCAGAAGAAGGAAAAGTATTCACGTTTGCTGGATCGAAGTTGATTGCACTTGATGCGACAACAGGTAAACGGCTGTGGACTTACGGCAAAGACCTGACTCCTTATGTTACCTATCGAAGCGGGATTCTCTACGGACTGACCATTGATCACAAGCCATATGCCTTGAATGCGAAGACAGGCAAAGCAAAATGGCAGTCAGGCACATCCACCTGGATTGATACGTATAACCGTACGGAAGCTCTGATTCCAACGGTGGATACCCTCTACGTGATTAAGGGGAGTACAACGTTCGCACTGGATATCCAGTCAGGCAAACTGCGCTGGGAAGCAGATGAACCATTAGGTGAAGGTAATGGTACTGAGTATCTGAGAGAATCTAATGGTGTGGTGCTGAGAACCTTTTTTGTCCAAGGGGCACTTACATCCTTACAGCTTAATGCATATGACAAGAAAACGGGCAAGAAGCTATGGGGTCATTTTGGTCAGGGGGAAGCTATTCAGATCAAAGACGGTCTTGTATACTCAGCGGACTACTATTCTTCGATGTTGGAAAATGACGAGTCTTCACCAGAACGCAAATGGAAAGTGAAAGCGTACAATCTGAAGACCGGTGTGTTAAAAGGAAGTCAGGAGTATAAGTGGACCATGCCGGGGGATCCACCGTATGTGAATGGGTATGGAGGGATATTTTCCAATAAAGACAAACTATACATTCTACAAGGGGATGCGATAGCGGAGTATCCGTTGACCTCAAGCAATCCGGGAACCGCGCCACTTCGAACTTTTCACCGTCCTTACGGCGAAAATATGGTATGGCTTGGCGTTACACAGGAAAGGTTGATCTTCAAAAACGGAAACACGGGAGAACTTACAGGCATCAAGCTGGCTAATGGTCAAGAGGTCCAGTGGCATGGTGATGCCCCCGTTTCTCAGATTGATGTTTACGGCAAAGGGATGTATCGAGCACAACGTAACGGCACACTGCTTGTCCTCAACATGATGTCGGGTCAGTCGGTCTTCCGCGTCTCCACCGGTGGAGATCTGCACAACACGACGTTGAAGACAAACGGAATGATCATCATCCAAGCCGAAGGCGAACTTCTCGGCGTTAAGCTGCCAGCATCGCTGAAATAA
- a CDS encoding LytTR family DNA-binding domain-containing protein — protein MFNIAICDDEEQQRERVKSMLVSLSLKTNFDFQISLFTSGEQLLSHYREVGDTFNILILDVEMGGMNGIQTAKEIRNMKFLDVQIMFLTSYPEYMVESFDVITFQYLIKPIQPQVFEEKMIKLCQYFQALDKKYVLIKSDYDELLLKYDDILWIEVVKSLTIKNKLNFVTQENVHETKGILSSYATGLKDHGFLQIHRSIIINLMHVQKFSGTQVVMLNGTELPIGRSKVKEIKDAYTKYMIMRIQ, from the coding sequence ATGTTCAATATTGCAATCTGTGATGATGAGGAGCAGCAACGAGAACGTGTGAAATCCATGCTGGTCTCCTTATCTCTAAAAACCAATTTTGATTTTCAAATTAGTCTATTCACATCTGGTGAACAACTGCTCTCACACTACAGAGAGGTTGGGGATACATTCAATATTCTCATCTTGGATGTGGAGATGGGCGGAATGAACGGGATTCAGACCGCTAAAGAGATCAGGAACATGAAGTTTCTGGATGTACAGATTATGTTTCTGACCAGTTACCCGGAATATATGGTGGAGAGCTTTGATGTCATCACCTTTCAATATCTGATCAAGCCAATCCAGCCGCAAGTTTTCGAGGAAAAGATGATTAAGCTGTGTCAATATTTTCAGGCATTGGACAAAAAGTATGTACTAATCAAATCAGACTATGATGAACTGCTGCTGAAATATGATGATATTCTCTGGATTGAGGTCGTCAAAAGTTTAACGATCAAGAACAAGTTGAATTTTGTGACACAGGAAAATGTACATGAAACCAAAGGCATTTTATCCAGCTACGCTACAGGTTTGAAAGACCATGGTTTCTTACAGATTCATCGCTCGATTATCATCAACCTGATGCATGTTCAGAAGTTTTCCGGTACTCAAGTTGTCATGTTGAATGGAACGGAACTGCCCATAGGTCGATCCAAGGTCAAAGAAATCAAGGATGCTTACACCAAATATATGATCATGAGGATTCAATGA
- a CDS encoding YheC/YheD family protein, whose protein sequence is MGVDKLQPLRSKWLKTKLIINNELIKPFIPDTQKYNKMNLKSMISKYGMVYVKPERGTFGMGVIKAEMESQQHFVYQIEQKRLTFDSFESFYNSLTRLVNKRSYLIQRGIHLLKHNNRRFDIRVMIQLSPTKHWEATGIIGRLGHPKKIVTNYHSGGTPMDIHKLLKSHASTKRRNELIQEMNELSLRIARHMKKKYPHLKQIGVDIGLDHSLKPWIIEVNVKPDPYIFNQLKDKTMYRKVIRYYRHAFPKKTK, encoded by the coding sequence ATGGGAGTTGATAAATTGCAGCCGTTAAGAAGCAAATGGTTAAAAACAAAATTGATCATTAATAATGAATTAATTAAACCGTTCATCCCCGACACACAGAAATATAACAAGATGAATCTGAAATCCATGATCAGCAAATATGGAATGGTCTATGTCAAACCCGAGAGAGGTACTTTCGGGATGGGTGTTATTAAGGCAGAGATGGAAAGTCAGCAACATTTTGTCTATCAGATAGAGCAAAAACGTCTGACGTTTGACAGTTTTGAATCGTTTTATAACAGTCTGACTCGTCTGGTGAATAAAAGAAGTTATCTGATTCAGAGAGGAATCCATCTGCTTAAGCACAATAACAGACGTTTTGACATCCGTGTCATGATACAGCTAAGCCCGACCAAACATTGGGAAGCTACTGGAATCATCGGGCGACTGGGTCATCCAAAGAAAATCGTAACCAATTATCATAGTGGTGGTACACCGATGGATATTCACAAGCTGCTAAAATCACATGCATCCACCAAACGCAGAAACGAACTGATTCAAGAGATGAATGAGCTTAGCCTGCGCATAGCTCGTCATATGAAAAAAAAGTACCCGCATCTTAAGCAAATTGGTGTGGATATCGGCCTTGACCACAGTCTGAAACCCTGGATTATTGAAGTAAATGTCAAACCTGACCCATATATATTCAATCAATTAAAGGACAAGACGATGTATCGCAAGGTAATACGATATTACCGCCATGCTTTCCCCAAAAAAACAAAATAA
- a CDS encoding DUF6492 family protein: MSVQPGIRLNNAPKIDVLIPAIEKDLATLPLVIDNIRRYVKHPIGSIYIVSPVSTKIRKLCSLKNCIFVNERSVLPITKNDIHYQSSRWNRSGWLYQQLLKMNGDSIVKAKYFLVMDADTVLIKPHSFLVEGKTVFYCRDWSQPEYFNTYRKLLGMKAPRPRSFVTHYMLFDKSKLAALKQKIEAVHKLPWYKAIISNINKKKQFGFSEYETYANFMYTKNPGSMVLRSSKNKSLNVNASSLKEQQIRDLALKYRSLSFHKRKIYSKAP; encoded by the coding sequence ATGTCCGTCCAGCCTGGAATCCGGTTGAATAATGCGCCTAAGATTGATGTTCTTATACCAGCGATCGAGAAAGATTTGGCTACCCTTCCCCTGGTCATCGATAACATTCGCCGTTATGTAAAACATCCCATTGGAAGCATATATATTGTTTCTCCGGTCAGCACCAAAATCAGAAAACTCTGTTCCCTTAAAAACTGCATTTTTGTTAATGAGCGATCCGTCCTGCCTATAACCAAAAACGACATACACTACCAGTCCTCCCGATGGAATCGGTCAGGCTGGTTATATCAGCAGCTGCTCAAAATGAACGGAGATTCCATTGTGAAGGCAAAGTACTTTCTAGTCATGGATGCAGATACCGTACTGATTAAACCTCATTCATTTCTTGTAGAAGGCAAAACAGTCTTTTACTGCCGTGACTGGAGCCAGCCGGAATATTTCAATACCTACCGCAAGTTGTTAGGCATGAAAGCTCCGCGTCCCCGCTCTTTTGTCACCCATTATATGCTGTTCGACAAATCGAAACTCGCTGCCTTAAAACAGAAAATTGAAGCGGTTCATAAGCTGCCATGGTACAAAGCGATCATCTCCAATATCAATAAGAAGAAACAGTTTGGTTTCTCCGAGTATGAAACGTATGCCAATTTTATGTACACGAAAAACCCAGGCAGCATGGTCCTTAGAAGTTCCAAGAATAAAAGTCTGAATGTGAACGCTTCTTCGTTAAAAGAGCAACAAATCCGCGATCTGGCTCTTAAATATCGTTCTCTTTCCTTTCATAAACGGAAAATCTATAGTAAAGCTCCCTGA
- a CDS encoding sugar phosphate nucleotidyltransferase — protein MHIVLLCGGSGKRLWPLSNELRSKLFIDILPSPAGGRESMISRVCRQLDSSSLTDSTLIISHQDQANITVRHTQGKIPVIGEPYKRGTFTAAALATLYLQSFRMAKDDDVICIAPADVFAGEDFFSNFQLLPDILKHSQADIALIGTRPTHASEQYGYILPDGEERNAYAPITQFIEKPEATIAETLLQRGALWNCGVYAFTVAFMISHIKKMGLPVHYDQLSSLYEALPERSFDKHVAEKVQRAVVLPYKGVWQDIGSWDTLCAQLDTHVIGHGGISGSSSNSYIINELPYPIQVIGVPGIIAAASPDGILIANKNNSNEIKAQLGNLPLKPMYGEATWGSYRVIEGSLEDENTTVTTLNITVLPGKHIGLNWHRTGCRAWTVLAGSGQVLVNGKVMQVSMGNQFAITKESLFSILAETRMVILEVRIGVTEDKDNILFEEEDWNVILKSAGSSNA, from the coding sequence ATGCATATCGTACTGCTGTGCGGCGGCTCTGGCAAAAGGCTCTGGCCTTTATCCAATGAGCTTCGCTCCAAGCTGTTCATAGATATACTTCCATCACCCGCTGGAGGTAGGGAATCCATGATCAGCAGAGTATGCCGCCAGCTTGACAGTTCATCCCTAACGGATTCAACACTCATTATTTCACATCAGGATCAGGCTAACATTACGGTACGACATACTCAAGGCAAAATACCAGTCATCGGGGAACCTTATAAACGAGGCACTTTTACTGCGGCTGCCTTAGCGACGTTATATCTGCAATCCTTCCGAATGGCCAAAGATGACGATGTGATCTGTATCGCTCCAGCTGATGTGTTCGCAGGTGAAGATTTTTTCAGCAACTTCCAATTACTGCCGGACATATTGAAACATTCTCAAGCCGATATCGCTTTAATTGGGACAAGGCCTACACATGCTTCAGAACAGTATGGATACATCCTGCCGGATGGAGAAGAACGTAATGCTTATGCGCCCATAACACAATTTATAGAAAAACCCGAAGCCACCATTGCTGAAACTCTGCTACAACGTGGGGCACTATGGAACTGCGGTGTGTACGCATTCACCGTCGCGTTTATGATATCCCATATTAAAAAAATGGGGCTTCCGGTTCATTATGATCAATTGTCGTCCCTGTATGAAGCGTTGCCTGAACGCAGTTTTGACAAGCATGTTGCAGAAAAGGTACAGCGGGCCGTAGTCCTGCCTTATAAGGGAGTATGGCAGGATATCGGAAGCTGGGATACGTTGTGCGCGCAGTTAGATACCCATGTAATCGGACACGGTGGAATCTCGGGTTCTTCCTCCAATTCCTATATTATTAACGAGCTTCCCTACCCCATCCAAGTCATTGGTGTGCCAGGTATTATCGCTGCCGCAAGTCCGGACGGCATTCTCATTGCCAACAAAAATAATTCAAATGAAATTAAAGCGCAATTGGGTAACTTGCCATTAAAACCGATGTATGGTGAAGCAACCTGGGGCAGTTATCGTGTTATTGAAGGTTCGTTAGAAGATGAGAATACAACTGTAACCACATTAAACATAACGGTTCTACCCGGCAAACATATCGGGTTGAACTGGCATAGAACTGGGTGTAGAGCATGGACCGTGCTTGCAGGCAGTGGGCAAGTGCTTGTCAACGGAAAGGTCATGCAAGTGAGTATGGGCAATCAGTTCGCGATTACCAAGGAGAGTCTCTTTTCTATTCTTGCTGAAACCAGGATGGTGATCCTTGAGGTCCGGATCGGAGTAACAGAGGATAAAGACAACATACTTTTTGAAGAAGAAGATTGGAATGTAATCCTAAAAAGTGCAGGTTCATCTAACGCTTAA